A genomic window from Planococcus rifietoensis includes:
- a CDS encoding pyrimidine-nucleoside phosphorylase, whose translation MRMVDLIEKKRDGHELSTEEIRFIVSGYTNGEIADYQMSSFLMAVFFQDMSERERADLTMAMAESGDQIDLSAIEGIKVDKHSTGGVGDTTTLVLGPLVAACGVPVAKMSGRGLGHTGGTIDKLEAIDGFHVELSTENFIRQVNEHKLAVIGQSGNLTPADKKMYSLRDVTATVNSIPLIASSIMSKKIAAGADAIVLDVKTGEGAFMKTEEDAKKLAHAMVGIGNATGRKTMAIISDMSQPLGFAIGNALEVKEAIETLQGKGPEDLTELCLVLGSQMVVVGGKAKTLEEARAMLEGVIKDGSALEAFRQLIEDQGGNPAVVDDLSLLPQAKFVTELPAKQDGYISYMEADEIGTAAMVLGAGRATKDSVIDLSVGLVLHKKVGDFVKKGEALATIYSNTQDLAECQEMLYNSIEYSNEPVEAIQLVSALITD comes from the coding sequence ACCAAATGAGCTCATTCTTAATGGCAGTGTTTTTCCAAGATATGAGTGAACGTGAACGGGCAGATTTGACGATGGCGATGGCGGAATCTGGAGACCAAATCGATTTGTCAGCCATTGAAGGCATTAAAGTGGATAAGCATTCAACAGGAGGAGTCGGCGATACGACAACGCTAGTCCTCGGGCCGCTTGTCGCAGCGTGCGGCGTTCCGGTAGCGAAAATGAGCGGACGCGGGCTTGGACACACCGGCGGAACAATCGATAAACTCGAAGCGATCGACGGTTTCCACGTCGAGCTGTCGACAGAAAATTTTATCCGCCAAGTGAACGAACACAAATTGGCGGTCATCGGGCAAAGCGGCAATTTGACGCCTGCCGATAAGAAAATGTATTCCTTGCGCGATGTAACGGCGACTGTCAACAGCATCCCGCTGATCGCAAGTTCGATCATGAGCAAGAAAATCGCAGCCGGCGCAGATGCCATCGTCCTTGACGTGAAAACAGGCGAGGGCGCATTCATGAAAACCGAAGAAGATGCCAAAAAACTGGCGCACGCCATGGTCGGCATCGGCAATGCGACAGGGCGCAAAACGATGGCCATCATTTCAGACATGAGCCAGCCGCTCGGCTTTGCGATCGGTAATGCGCTGGAAGTAAAAGAAGCGATTGAAACGCTGCAAGGAAAAGGCCCGGAAGATCTCACGGAGCTATGCCTCGTGCTCGGCAGCCAAATGGTCGTCGTCGGCGGCAAGGCAAAAACTTTAGAAGAGGCGCGTGCCATGCTAGAAGGCGTCATCAAAGACGGCTCAGCACTCGAAGCGTTCCGCCAATTGATCGAAGACCAGGGCGGCAACCCGGCTGTAGTGGATGATCTCAGCCTATTGCCGCAAGCGAAGTTCGTTACCGAACTGCCGGCAAAGCAGGATGGCTATATTTCCTATATGGAAGCGGATGAAATCGGGACAGCAGCGATGGTGCTCGGTGCAGGCCGCGCGACGAAGGATTCGGTCATCGATCTATCGGTCGGTTTGGTGCTGCATAAGAAAGTCGGCGATTTCGTCAAAAAAGGCGAAGCTTTGGCGACGATTTATTCCAATACACAGGACCTCGCGGAATGCCAGGAAATGTTATACAATAGTATCGAGTATTCAAACGAGCCGGTTGAAGCGATTCAACTCGTCTCTGCTTTGATCACCGATTAA
- a CDS encoding DUF309 domain-containing protein has translation MHPLNHPLFLQYIIHFNDEKDYFECHEVGEEYWKLIAPKDKTHPLTGWIQLAVGMYHWRRSNYPGALRSLIRAKPKLAEAGIWTEGFDQQQLTQLLAESIQGVTDREPFKHRDLPLVPGELVQAIKEQKQQYLAPAHDEYYLMHKHRLRDRTEIIALRQQKKRRNL, from the coding sequence ATGCATCCGCTTAACCATCCCCTATTCCTTCAGTACATCATCCACTTCAATGACGAAAAAGATTATTTCGAATGCCATGAAGTCGGCGAAGAGTACTGGAAATTAATCGCACCGAAAGACAAGACGCATCCACTGACCGGGTGGATCCAATTGGCGGTCGGCATGTATCATTGGCGCCGCAGCAATTATCCCGGCGCGCTCCGTTCGCTTATACGGGCCAAACCGAAACTCGCTGAAGCGGGCATTTGGACCGAAGGCTTCGACCAGCAGCAACTGACACAGCTCTTGGCTGAATCAATACAAGGAGTTACAGACCGAGAGCCGTTCAAGCACCGCGACTTGCCGCTTGTGCCAGGCGAACTCGTTCAAGCGATCAAAGAACAGAAGCAGCAATACCTGGCCCCGGCTCACGATGAGTATTATTTGATGCACAAGCACCGGTTGCGCGACCGGACGGAAATCATTGCGCTCCGGCAACAGAAAAAAAGGCGGAACCTTTAA
- a CDS encoding segregation/condensation protein A: MSYEVKVDAFEGPLDLLLHLIHRLEIDIYDIPVSQITTQYMEHIRAMQVLELNEASEYLVMAATLLAIKSKTLLPVHEGEIDEVDYEFDEQDPRDELVSRLIEYKKYKEAAGELKKLENERAVLYSKAPADLSELQQQPDAMDYDANAYDMLGAFQKMLRRKQLRAPLSTRVARQEVSIKEQMGSMVERLKSFKGRANFSELFPSDDQAVLVVSFLSLLELMKRQVIAVEQQKNFTELSVELRKETWQDEEEPFGPN; the protein is encoded by the coding sequence ATGTCTTATGAAGTGAAAGTGGATGCCTTTGAAGGCCCGCTTGATTTATTATTGCATTTAATTCATCGTTTGGAAATCGATATTTACGATATACCCGTTTCACAAATCACTACACAGTATATGGAGCATATTCGTGCAATGCAAGTGCTCGAACTCAATGAAGCGAGCGAATACTTGGTGATGGCGGCGACTTTGCTGGCAATTAAGAGCAAGACGCTGCTGCCAGTGCATGAAGGGGAAATCGATGAAGTCGATTACGAATTCGATGAGCAAGACCCCCGCGACGAATTGGTGTCACGGCTAATCGAGTACAAAAAATACAAAGAAGCGGCTGGCGAACTGAAAAAATTGGAAAATGAACGGGCGGTGCTGTATTCGAAAGCGCCTGCTGATTTATCGGAACTCCAGCAGCAGCCAGATGCCATGGATTACGATGCCAATGCTTACGATATGCTCGGGGCATTCCAGAAAATGCTGCGCCGAAAGCAACTGAGGGCGCCACTGTCGACCCGTGTCGCACGCCAGGAAGTATCTATTAAAGAACAGATGGGTTCGATGGTCGAGCGGCTCAAGTCATTCAAAGGACGTGCTAATTTTTCCGAACTTTTCCCGTCTGATGACCAGGCAGTGCTCGTCGTTTCTTTTTTGTCCTTGCTTGAGTTGATGAAGCGGCAAGTGATTGCGGTCGAACAGCAAAAGAATTTCACCGAATTGTCGGTGGAACTGAGAAAGGAAACGTGGCAAGATGAAGAAGAACCTTTTGGGCCAAATTGA
- the lysA gene encoding diaminopimelate decarboxylase has protein sequence MHLYGTQSINENGHLTIGGVDAVDLAAQYGTPLFVYDIALFRERAQAFQKTFENEQVGYQVAYASKAFSGIAIYQVAAQEGLSLDVVSGGELYTAIQSGFPKEKIHFHGNNKSQAEIDMAFDEEIGCIVVDNFHEIDLLKKTAEQRQQKMNILLRVTPGIEAHTHDYITTGQEDSKFGFDLNNGQADRAFMETYAHEQLELIGLHCHIGSQIFETAAFQMASEKLLLKMAGWKQDHSYTCSVLNLGGGFGIRYTEEDAPLEPAVYVKDMIRTVKTASEGAGFPVPEIWIEPGRSLIGDAGTTLYTIGSTKDVPDTRRYAAVDGGMSDNIRPALYGAKYSSLLANRAQEQAEQVYTIAGKCCESGDKLIEEAQLPEVSAGDILAVFCTGAYGYSMASNYNRITRPAVVFVEEGKHQLVIRRESFEDLIKNEVGYVQEEAKP, from the coding sequence ATGCATTTATACGGGACACAATCAATCAACGAAAATGGCCATTTGACAATCGGGGGAGTAGACGCGGTAGATCTTGCAGCACAATACGGCACACCGCTTTTTGTCTATGACATCGCGCTATTCCGTGAGCGCGCACAGGCGTTCCAGAAAACATTTGAAAACGAACAAGTCGGCTATCAAGTCGCTTATGCCAGCAAAGCTTTCTCGGGGATCGCCATCTATCAAGTCGCAGCACAAGAAGGGCTGTCGCTCGATGTCGTGTCCGGCGGTGAACTTTACACGGCGATCCAAAGCGGATTCCCGAAAGAGAAAATCCATTTTCATGGCAATAACAAGAGCCAAGCGGAAATCGACATGGCTTTTGATGAAGAAATCGGCTGCATCGTCGTCGATAATTTCCACGAAATTGATTTATTGAAAAAAACGGCGGAACAGCGCCAGCAGAAAATGAACATCTTGCTGCGCGTCACGCCAGGGATTGAAGCCCATACCCATGACTACATCACGACAGGCCAAGAAGACTCGAAATTCGGTTTTGATTTGAACAATGGCCAAGCAGACCGTGCTTTCATGGAAACCTATGCACATGAACAACTTGAGTTGATCGGCCTTCACTGCCATATCGGGTCCCAGATTTTCGAAACCGCGGCGTTCCAGATGGCTTCTGAAAAATTGCTGTTGAAAATGGCGGGCTGGAAACAAGACCACTCATACACATGCAGCGTGTTGAATCTAGGCGGCGGCTTCGGCATCCGCTATACGGAAGAAGATGCTCCGCTTGAGCCTGCCGTGTATGTGAAAGACATGATTCGCACGGTCAAAACCGCATCCGAAGGGGCAGGGTTCCCGGTGCCGGAAATTTGGATTGAGCCGGGCCGCTCATTGATCGGAGACGCTGGCACGACGCTCTATACGATCGGATCGACAAAAGATGTGCCCGACACACGCCGCTATGCAGCGGTCGACGGCGGCATGTCCGACAATATTCGCCCTGCGCTGTACGGCGCGAAATACAGTTCCTTGCTCGCCAACCGCGCCCAAGAACAGGCGGAACAAGTTTATACGATTGCCGGGAAATGCTGTGAATCCGGTGACAAGCTTATCGAAGAAGCCCAGTTGCCGGAAGTTTCAGCTGGCGATATCTTGGCTGTTTTCTGTACAGGCGCATATGGTTATTCGATGGCGAGCAATTACAACCGGATTACGCGGCCGGCAGTCGTTTTTGTAGAGGAAGGGAAGCACCAACTCGTCATTCGGCGGGAAAGCTTTGAAGACTTGATCAAAAATGAAGTGGGGTATGTGCAAGAGGAGGCTAAACCTTGA
- the scpB gene encoding SMC-Scp complex subunit ScpB: MKKNLLGQIEALLFVTGDDGLSFSQLQFLTEANAEQVEQALSELKNRYDGEAFGVTLKELAGVYQLVTKPEMAETIQKLVENPTPQSLSQASLEVLAIVAYKQPITRVELEDLRGVKSEKALATLAAKGLIQERGRAEGTGRAILYGTTDEFLNYFGLKNLEELPPLPEEMAQEPEEDTDLFMTKFQEAFKEEVNA; the protein is encoded by the coding sequence ATGAAGAAGAACCTTTTGGGCCAAATTGAAGCATTGCTTTTTGTCACAGGAGACGATGGCTTGAGTTTCAGCCAATTGCAGTTTCTGACAGAAGCGAATGCAGAACAAGTGGAGCAAGCGCTCTCGGAACTGAAAAACCGTTACGATGGGGAAGCTTTCGGGGTGACGCTAAAAGAACTGGCGGGTGTTTATCAATTGGTAACCAAGCCGGAAATGGCAGAAACCATACAAAAGCTGGTTGAGAACCCGACGCCACAATCGCTGTCGCAGGCTTCACTCGAAGTGCTCGCGATTGTGGCGTATAAACAGCCAATTACCCGGGTCGAGCTGGAAGATTTGCGCGGGGTGAAGAGTGAAAAAGCGCTGGCGACTCTCGCTGCGAAAGGCTTGATCCAGGAACGTGGCCGTGCTGAGGGAACAGGCCGTGCCATTCTGTATGGCACGACTGATGAATTCCTCAATTATTTCGGTTTAAAGAACTTGGAAGAGTTGCCTCCATTGCCTGAAGAGATGGCACAGGAACCGGAAGAAGACACCGATCTCTTCATGACGAAATTTCAAGAAGCATTCAAGGAAGAAGTAAACGCATAG
- a CDS encoding pseudouridine synthase, producing MERLQKVMAHAGIASRRKAEQMILDGKVRVNGKTVKELGVKVTPSDKIEVEGVQMEKERKVYFLLYKPRGVISAVSDDKNRKVVTDFFPNVEERIYPVGRLDYDTSGLLLLTNDGEFANSLTHPKFEIDKTYVARLKGIPTKEDLQKLERGIKLEDGMTAPAKVKLLSADTKAAKAIVQITIHEGRNRQVRRMFEAIGFPVQKLSREQFAFLTLHSLNAGESRELSPHEVKQLRVLADTGKRR from the coding sequence ATGGAAAGATTGCAAAAAGTAATGGCACATGCAGGAATTGCATCTAGGCGCAAAGCAGAACAAATGATTTTAGATGGCAAAGTGAGAGTCAACGGAAAAACCGTCAAGGAATTGGGCGTCAAAGTGACGCCGTCCGATAAGATTGAAGTGGAAGGCGTCCAAATGGAAAAAGAACGGAAAGTATACTTTCTTCTATACAAGCCGCGCGGTGTCATTTCGGCAGTATCTGATGACAAGAACCGCAAAGTCGTAACGGATTTCTTCCCGAATGTCGAAGAACGCATCTATCCTGTCGGACGTCTAGATTATGACACATCAGGATTGTTGTTGTTAACCAACGACGGGGAATTCGCCAATAGCCTGACGCATCCGAAATTCGAAATCGATAAGACCTACGTCGCGCGTTTAAAAGGCATTCCGACGAAGGAAGATCTCCAAAAACTCGAACGCGGCATCAAATTGGAAGACGGAATGACAGCTCCGGCAAAAGTGAAATTATTGTCAGCCGACACGAAAGCGGCAAAAGCGATCGTCCAGATTACAATTCATGAAGGGCGCAACCGCCAAGTCCGCCGCATGTTCGAAGCGATCGGCTTCCCGGTGCAGAAGCTTAGCCGTGAACAATTCGCCTTTTTGACCTTGCATAGCTTGAATGCTGGGGAATCGAGAGAACTCAGCCCCCACGAAGTGAAGCAATTGCGTGTGCTTGCGGATACCGGCAAGCGCCGCTAA
- a CDS encoding GNAT family N-acetyltransferase, with protein MLYRYKKSFEKIAMGLLSFMPKERELKKLQQTMHIYEENPEWQLFLWKKEDDFVGLLGVEVADDHYTIHHVSVNPSHRGDGIGHQMIDKIQDMMQHREMRATDETEAFLNKCPVKKGGL; from the coding sequence ATGTTGTACAGATACAAAAAATCATTTGAAAAGATCGCCATGGGCTTATTGTCTTTCATGCCCAAAGAGCGTGAACTGAAAAAGCTGCAGCAAACTATGCACATCTACGAAGAAAACCCGGAATGGCAATTGTTCCTATGGAAAAAAGAGGACGATTTTGTCGGGTTGTTAGGTGTGGAAGTCGCAGATGATCATTACACCATCCATCATGTGTCGGTGAATCCATCCCATCGGGGTGACGGGATCGGCCATCAGATGATCGATAAGATTCAAGACATGATGCAGCACCGGGAAATGCGCGCTACAGACGAAACCGAAGCTTTCCTGAATAAATGCCCAGTAAAAAAAGGCGGCCTTTAA